The following proteins are encoded in a genomic region of Fusarium oxysporum f. sp. lycopersici 4287 chromosome 1, whole genome shotgun sequence:
- a CDS encoding hypothetical protein (At least one base has a quality score < 10), with amino-acid sequence MQLPQDAAAEAADSLQMGIFGPLDAHPQGRIEADEEEDAEGEEIIEEEVTRKRAPQQLSNVSPAKRQRLSNGLENGADAPAAVTVPASAPTATTATGTGTDSTTAAPAPVTTPMEIDNQPDNHAYPSPLEGEQAPEPMVRTDGPEQGTQVDKVEELAPETTFIRLVYDGQNQIQGNRGATPSPSSPSGQDNAPILLRCEWNPRDPSILAAGGTDALARVWTVPRAGPIEPGQDHVSLQGHSLIDRDVPRDTITTAMSWTSDGAAIAVATDSRNHASINVWSAEGAHLQSMELSEPPIIKMLWNPNNTALLAISPDKGGTLITVHYPPAGNSLSYVLPDHNIDATPFDAAWTGEAEFLLCGGDLMLCLQCTETTIVQARKFETKDDDLFSQVLFDGRSRLAATSSDKGTLDLWDESGQRRSISAHQGTITAMQWQPLPENQSGPDDERLIATGGDDCAILIWNARMPESKPKCFLTMDSPIMRLAFTPDGAFIAGATSTQILIWKVGSYAVPRASWSRPVHPGWLSPKASAETDEEDEHCLCWDADGHKLAYGSNSRVSQGMVPYVQLHSANT; translated from the exons ATGCAGCTGCCTCAGGATGCAGCAGCGGAAGCAGCCGACTCGCTGCAGATGGGCATTTTTGGACCTCTGGACGCGCATCCACAAGGAAGAATTGAGGcagacgaagaggaagatgcgGAAGGAGAGGAAATTATCGAAGAGGAGGTTACGAGGAAACGTGCCCCTCAGCAATTATCGAATGTGTCGCCAGCAAAACGACAACGGTTAAGCAATGGGTTGGAGAATGGCGCCGATGCACCGGCTGCAGTAACGGTgccagcatcagcaccaacggcaacaacagcaacaggaacaggaacgGATTCCACCACAGCAGCACCGGCACCAGTAACGACACCTATGGAAATTGACAACCAGCCTGATAACCATGCATATCCTTCACCTCTCGAGGGTGAGCAAGCGCCAGAGCCAATGGTGCGGACTGACGGCCCTGAACAGGGTACCCAGGTAGACAAGGTCGAGGAGCTGGCTCCCGAGACGACCTTTATCCGTTTGGTATATGACGGCCAGAATCAAATTCAGGGAAACCGAGGCGCTACGCCATCACCTTCCTCGCCCTCTGGGCAAGACAATGCTCCCATCCTTTTGCGATGCGAGTGGAACCCAAGAGATCCGTCCATCCTCGCAGCTGGTGGCACCGATGCGCTAGCCCGTGTTTGGACAGTCCCTCGCGCGGGCCCCATCGAGCCGGGCCAAGATCACGTGTCACTTCAAGGTCACTCCCTTATCGATCGTGATGTGCCCCGCGATACCATAACGACGGCCATGTCGTGGACCAGCGATGGCGCTGCAATTGCAGTAGCCACAGACTCAAGGAACCATGCCTCGATCAATGTGTGGTCCGCTGAAGGCGCACATTTGCAGTCAATGGAATTATCAGAGCCTCCAATCATCAAGATGCTATGGAACCCTAACAACACAGCTCTACTAGCCATTTCCCCGGACAAGGGTGGTACTCTTATTACCGTTCACTACCCGCCCGCTGGAAACTCTCTGTCATATGTCCTCCCGGACCACAATATTGATGCTACACCTTTCGATGCAGCGTGGACTGGAGAAGCAGAATTCTTGCTATGTGGTGGCGACCTAATGCTATGCCTGCAATGCACAGAAACAACGATAGTGCAGGCCAGAAAATTTGAGACCAAGGACGACGATCTATTTTCCCAGGTCCTTTTCGACGGACGTTCGCGACTGGCCGCTACGTCCAGCGACAAGGGCACACTTGAC CTGTGGGATGAGAGTGGTCAGCGAAGGTCCATCTCTGCGCACCAAGGCACCATTACTGCGATGCAATGGCAGCCTCTGCCCGAAAACCAATCTGGACCTGACGACGAGCGTTTAATTGCGACTGGAGGAGACGACTGTGCAATTCTTATCTGGAATGCTCGAATGCCCGAAAGCAAGCCCAAGTGCTTCTTGACCATGGATTCACCAATTATGAGGCTCGCTTTCACGCCAGACGGTGCATTTATCGCGGGCGCGACATCAACTCAGATCTTGATTTGGAAAGTTGGAAGCTACGCTGTGCCGCGAGCAAGCTGGAGTCGACCGGTGCATCCAGGCTGGCTCAGCCCCAAGGCCAGTGCCGAGAcggacgaagaagatgagcacTGCTTGTGCTGGGATGCTGATGGCCATAAATTGGCCTATGGCTCCAATAGCAGGGTGAGTCAGGGGATGGTACCATATGTTCAGTTGCACTCTGCTAACACTTGA
- a CDS encoding hypothetical protein (At least one base has a quality score < 10) yields the protein MGIFGPLDAHPQGRIEADEEEDAEGEEIIEEEVTRKRAPQQLSNVSPAKRQRLSNGLENGADAPAAVTVPASAPTATTATGTGTDSTTAAPAPVTTPMEIDNQPDNHAYPSPLEGEQAPEPMVRTDGPEQGTQVDKVEELAPETTFIRLVYDGQNQIQGNRGATPSPSSPSGQDNAPILLRCEWNPRDPSILAAGGTDALARVWTVPRAGPIEPGQDHVSLQGHSLIDRDVPRDTITTAMSWTSDGAAIAVATDSRNHASINVWSAEGAHLQSMELSEPPIIKMLWNPNNTALLAISPDKGGTLITVHYPPAGNSLSYVLPDHNIDATPFDAAWTGEAEFLLCGGDLMLCLQCTETTIVQARKFETKDDDLFSQVLFDGRSRLAATSSDKGTLDLWDESGQRRSISAHQGTITAMQWQPLPENQSGPDDERLIATGGDDCAILIWNARMPESKPKCFLTMDSPIMRLAFTPDGAFIAGATSTQILIWKVGSYAVPRASWSRPVHPGWLSPKASAETDEEDEHCLCWDADGHKLAYGSNSRLAIINFRR from the exons ATGGGCATTTTTGGACCTCTGGACGCGCATCCACAAGGAAGAATTGAGGcagacgaagaggaagatgcgGAAGGAGAGGAAATTATCGAAGAGGAGGTTACGAGGAAACGTGCCCCTCAGCAATTATCGAATGTGTCGCCAGCAAAACGACAACGGTTAAGCAATGGGTTGGAGAATGGCGCCGATGCACCGGCTGCAGTAACGGTgccagcatcagcaccaacggcaacaacagcaacaggaacaggaacgGATTCCACCACAGCAGCACCGGCACCAGTAACGACACCTATGGAAATTGACAACCAGCCTGATAACCATGCATATCCTTCACCTCTCGAGGGTGAGCAAGCGCCAGAGCCAATGGTGCGGACTGACGGCCCTGAACAGGGTACCCAGGTAGACAAGGTCGAGGAGCTGGCTCCCGAGACGACCTTTATCCGTTTGGTATATGACGGCCAGAATCAAATTCAGGGAAACCGAGGCGCTACGCCATCACCTTCCTCGCCCTCTGGGCAAGACAATGCTCCCATCCTTTTGCGATGCGAGTGGAACCCAAGAGATCCGTCCATCCTCGCAGCTGGTGGCACCGATGCGCTAGCCCGTGTTTGGACAGTCCCTCGCGCGGGCCCCATCGAGCCGGGCCAAGATCACGTGTCACTTCAAGGTCACTCCCTTATCGATCGTGATGTGCCCCGCGATACCATAACGACGGCCATGTCGTGGACCAGCGATGGCGCTGCAATTGCAGTAGCCACAGACTCAAGGAACCATGCCTCGATCAATGTGTGGTCCGCTGAAGGCGCACATTTGCAGTCAATGGAATTATCAGAGCCTCCAATCATCAAGATGCTATGGAACCCTAACAACACAGCTCTACTAGCCATTTCCCCGGACAAGGGTGGTACTCTTATTACCGTTCACTACCCGCCCGCTGGAAACTCTCTGTCATATGTCCTCCCGGACCACAATATTGATGCTACACCTTTCGATGCAGCGTGGACTGGAGAAGCAGAATTCTTGCTATGTGGTGGCGACCTAATGCTATGCCTGCAATGCACAGAAACAACGATAGTGCAGGCCAGAAAATTTGAGACCAAGGACGACGATCTATTTTCCCAGGTCCTTTTCGACGGACGTTCGCGACTGGCCGCTACGTCCAGCGACAAGGGCACACTTGAC CTGTGGGATGAGAGTGGTCAGCGAAGGTCCATCTCTGCGCACCAAGGCACCATTACTGCGATGCAATGGCAGCCTCTGCCCGAAAACCAATCTGGACCTGACGACGAGCGTTTAATTGCGACTGGAGGAGACGACTGTGCAATTCTTATCTGGAATGCTCGAATGCCCGAAAGCAAGCCCAAGTGCTTCTTGACCATGGATTCACCAATTATGAGGCTCGCTTTCACGCCAGACGGTGCATTTATCGCGGGCGCGACATCAACTCAGATCTTGATTTGGAAAGTTGGAAGCTACGCTGTGCCGCGAGCAAGCTGGAGTCGACCGGTGCATCCAGGCTGGCTCAGCCCCAAGGCCAGTGCCGAGAcggacgaagaagatgagcacTGCTTGTGCTGGGATGCTGATGGCCATAAATTGGCCTATGGCTCCAATAGCAGG cttgccatcatcaacttccGAAGATGA
- a CDS encoding hypothetical protein (At least one base has a quality score < 10) — MGIFGPLDAHPQGRIEADEEEDAEGEEIIEEEVTRKRAPQQLSNVSPAKRQRLSNGLENGADAPAAVTVPASAPTATTATGTGTDSTTAAPAPVTTPMEIDNQPDNHAYPSPLEGEQAPEPMVRTDGPEQGTQVDKVEELAPETTFIRLVYDGQNQIQGNRGATPSPSSPSGQDNAPILLRCEWNPRDPSILAAGGTDALARVWTVPRAGPIEPGQDHVSLQGHSLIDRDVPRDTITTAMSWTSDGAAIAVATDSRNHASINVWSAEGAHLQSMELSEPPIIKMLWNPNNTALLAISPDKGGTLITVHYPPAGNSLSYVLPDHNIDATPFDAAWTGEAEFLLCGGDLMLCLQCTETTIVQARKFETKDDDLFSQVLFDGRSRLAATSSDKGTLDLWDESGQRRSISAHQGTITAMQWQPLPENQSGPDDERLIATGGDDCAILIWNARMPESKPKCFLTMDSPIMRLAFTPDGAFIAGATSTQILIWKVGSYAVPRASWSRPVHPGWLSPKASAETDEEDEHCLCWDADGHKLAYGSNSRVSQGMVPYVQLHSANT; from the exons ATGGGCATTTTTGGACCTCTGGACGCGCATCCACAAGGAAGAATTGAGGcagacgaagaggaagatgcgGAAGGAGAGGAAATTATCGAAGAGGAGGTTACGAGGAAACGTGCCCCTCAGCAATTATCGAATGTGTCGCCAGCAAAACGACAACGGTTAAGCAATGGGTTGGAGAATGGCGCCGATGCACCGGCTGCAGTAACGGTgccagcatcagcaccaacggcaacaacagcaacaggaacaggaacgGATTCCACCACAGCAGCACCGGCACCAGTAACGACACCTATGGAAATTGACAACCAGCCTGATAACCATGCATATCCTTCACCTCTCGAGGGTGAGCAAGCGCCAGAGCCAATGGTGCGGACTGACGGCCCTGAACAGGGTACCCAGGTAGACAAGGTCGAGGAGCTGGCTCCCGAGACGACCTTTATCCGTTTGGTATATGACGGCCAGAATCAAATTCAGGGAAACCGAGGCGCTACGCCATCACCTTCCTCGCCCTCTGGGCAAGACAATGCTCCCATCCTTTTGCGATGCGAGTGGAACCCAAGAGATCCGTCCATCCTCGCAGCTGGTGGCACCGATGCGCTAGCCCGTGTTTGGACAGTCCCTCGCGCGGGCCCCATCGAGCCGGGCCAAGATCACGTGTCACTTCAAGGTCACTCCCTTATCGATCGTGATGTGCCCCGCGATACCATAACGACGGCCATGTCGTGGACCAGCGATGGCGCTGCAATTGCAGTAGCCACAGACTCAAGGAACCATGCCTCGATCAATGTGTGGTCCGCTGAAGGCGCACATTTGCAGTCAATGGAATTATCAGAGCCTCCAATCATCAAGATGCTATGGAACCCTAACAACACAGCTCTACTAGCCATTTCCCCGGACAAGGGTGGTACTCTTATTACCGTTCACTACCCGCCCGCTGGAAACTCTCTGTCATATGTCCTCCCGGACCACAATATTGATGCTACACCTTTCGATGCAGCGTGGACTGGAGAAGCAGAATTCTTGCTATGTGGTGGCGACCTAATGCTATGCCTGCAATGCACAGAAACAACGATAGTGCAGGCCAGAAAATTTGAGACCAAGGACGACGATCTATTTTCCCAGGTCCTTTTCGACGGACGTTCGCGACTGGCCGCTACGTCCAGCGACAAGGGCACACTTGAC CTGTGGGATGAGAGTGGTCAGCGAAGGTCCATCTCTGCGCACCAAGGCACCATTACTGCGATGCAATGGCAGCCTCTGCCCGAAAACCAATCTGGACCTGACGACGAGCGTTTAATTGCGACTGGAGGAGACGACTGTGCAATTCTTATCTGGAATGCTCGAATGCCCGAAAGCAAGCCCAAGTGCTTCTTGACCATGGATTCACCAATTATGAGGCTCGCTTTCACGCCAGACGGTGCATTTATCGCGGGCGCGACATCAACTCAGATCTTGATTTGGAAAGTTGGAAGCTACGCTGTGCCGCGAGCAAGCTGGAGTCGACCGGTGCATCCAGGCTGGCTCAGCCCCAAGGCCAGTGCCGAGAcggacgaagaagatgagcacTGCTTGTGCTGGGATGCTGATGGCCATAAATTGGCCTATGGCTCCAATAGCAGGGTGAGTCAGGGGATGGTACCATATGTTCAGTTGCACTCTGCTAACACTTGA
- a CDS encoding acetyl-coenzyme A synthetase — MATAVEQPQMPQELRTSAPESLPKSAIPAAVASPVPAPAATETVSLRAEEVPAPAQETKAPVVAEAHLVDTYHPPQRMFAKHPHRPHLANLEEYKRLYKESITQPEKFWAERARELISWDRDFQTTRSGSLLNADVSYFNEGRLNASYNCVDRHAFKDPDRVAIIYEADEPTEGRNVTYGELLREVSRTAWVLKQMGVRKGDTVAIYLPMIPEAIIALMACVRIGAVHSVIFAGFSSDSLRDRVVDAGCKVVITTDEGKRGGKLIGTKKIVDDALKQCPAVENVLVYKRTGSEIPWTSGRDFWWHEEVEKWPNYFPPEPVASEDPLFLLYTSGSTGKPKGVLHTTAGYLLGAAMTGKYVFDIHEGDRYFCGGDVGWITGHTYVVYAPLMLGVSTVVFEGTPAYPNFSRYWDIIERHNVTQFYVAPTALRLLKRAGDEHVRGKFAHLRVLGSVGEPIAAEIWKWYFEVIGKEECHIVDTYWQTESGSHVLTPLAGITPTKPGSCSLPFFGVEPALIDPVSGEEIHGNDVEGVLTFKQSWPSMARTVWGAHNRYRETYLDVYKGYYFTGDGAARDHEGFYWIRGRVDDVVNVSGHRLSTAEIEAALLEHHSVADAAVVGIADELTGQAVNAFVDLKEGVESSDALRKELIVQVRKSIGPFAAPKAVYVVPDMPKTRSGKIMRRVLRKIVAGEEDQLGDITTLSDPSVVEKIIKAVHDAKRK; from the exons ATGGCAACCGCCGTCGAGCAACCCCAAATGCCCCAGGAGCTCAGGACTTCGGCTCCCGAGTCTCTCCCCAAGAGTGCCATCCCAGCCGCCGTCGCTTCTCCCGTTCCCGCTCCTGCAGCCACCGAAACTGTCTCATTGAGAGCTGAGGAGGTTCCCGCTCCCGCTCAAGAGACAAAGGCTCCTGTAGTCGCTGAGGCTCATCTCGTTGATACCTACC ACCCTCCTCAGCGCATGTTTGCTA AGCATCCCCACCGGCCCCACCTTGCCA ACCTCGAAGAATACAAGCGACTTTACAAGGAATCCATCACTCAACCCGAGAAGTTCTGGGCTGAGCGCGCACGCGAGCTCATCTCCTGGGACCGCGACTTCCAGACCACCCGAAGTGGTTCTCTTCTCAATGCTGATGTCTCCTACTTCAACGAGGGCCGCCTGAATGCCTCATACAACTGTGTCGACCGTCATGCTTTTAAGGACCCCGATCGTGTTGCCATCATTTATGAGGCCGACGAGCCCACCGAGGGTCGCAATGTCACCTACGGAGAGCTCCTCCGAGAGGTCTCTCGTACCGCCTGGGTTCTCAAGCAGATGGGTGTCCGCAAGGGCGATACCGTTGCTATCTACCTTCCCATGATTCCCGAGGCCATCATCGCTCTCATGGCCTGTGTCCGTATTGGTGCCGTGCACTCCGTTATCTTTGCTGGTTTCTCTTCCGACTCTCTCCGCGACCGTGTTGTCGACGCCGGCTGCAAGGTTGTCATCACAACTGATGAAGGCAAGCGAGGTGGCAAGTTGATTGGCACGAAGAAGATTGTTGATGACGCTCTCAAGCAGTGCCCTGCTGTTGAGAACGTCCTTGTCTACAAGCGTACTGGCTCAGAAATTCCCTGGACCAGCGGCCGTGACTTCTGGTGGCATGAGGAGGTTGAAAAGTGGCCCAACTACTTCCCTCCCGAGCCTGTCGCTTCCGAGGACCCTCTATTCCTCCTTTATACCTCCGGCTCCACTGGCAAGCCTAAGGGTGTCCTGCATACAACCGCCGGGTACCTCCTCGGCGCTGCTATGACCGGCAAGTATGTCTTTGACATCCACGAGGGCGATAGATACTTCTGTGGTGGTGATGTCGGCTGGATTACCGGTCACACCTATGTCGTTTATGCTCCTCTTATGCTCGGTGTATCCACAGTTGTATTCGAGGGTACACCTGCCTACCCCAACTTTTCGCGATACTGGGACATCATCGAGAGACACAACGTTACTCAGTTCTACGTTGCCCCCACCGCTTTGAGACTGCTGAAGCGTGCCGGTGACGAGCATGTTCGTGGCAAGTTCGCTCACCTTCGCGTACTGGGCTCGGTCGGCGAACCTATCGCCGCCGAGATCTGGAAGTGGTATTTCGAAGTTATTGGAAAGGAGGAGTGCCACATTGTTGAT ACTTACTGGCAAACCGAGTCTGGTTCTCATGTTCTCACGCCCTTGGCTGGAATTACACCAACCAAGCCAGGCAGTTGTTCTTTGCCCTTCTTTGGGGTTGAGCCCGCTCTCATCGATCCTGTTTCCGGCGAAGAGATTCACGGAAACGACGTCGAGGGTGTACTGACCTTTAAGCAGTCCTGGCCTAGCATGGCTCGCACCGTCTGGGGAGCCCATAACCGGTACAGAGAGACTTACCTTGATGTCTACAAGGGTTATTACTTCACTGGAGACGGAGCTGCTAGAGATCACGAGGGCTTCTACTGGATTCGGGGTCGCGTTGACGACGTCGTCAATGTCAGCGGCCACCGATTGTCCACTGCTGAGATCGAGGCTGCTCTGTTGGAGCACCACTCTGTTGCTGACGCAGCTGTCGTCGGTATCGCTGATGAGCTTACTGGCCAAGCTGTGAATGCCTTTGTTGATCTCAAAGAGGGCGTTGAATCAAGTGATGCTCTGCGCAAGGAGCTTATTGTCCAAGTGCGCAAGAGCATTGGTCCTTTCGCTGCTCCCAAGGCGGTGTACGTCGTGCCTGACATGCCCAAGACACGAAGTGGCAAGATTATGCGACGAGTATTGAGGAAGATTGTTGCTGGTGAGGAGGACCAGCTCGGAGACATTACTACT CTTTCTGATccttctgttgttgagaagattaTCAAGGCTGTTCACGATGCCAAGCGCAAGTGA
- a CDS encoding acetyl-coenzyme A synthetase, with translation MGVRKGDTVAIYLPMIPEAIIALMACVRIGAVHSVIFAGFSSDSLRDRVVDAGCKVVITTDEGKRGGKLIGTKKIVDDALKQCPAVENVLVYKRTGSEIPWTSGRDFWWHEEVEKWPNYFPPEPVASEDPLFLLYTSGSTGKPKGVLHTTAGYLLGAAMTGKYVFDIHEGDRYFCGGDVGWITGHTYVVYAPLMLGVSTVVFEGTPAYPNFSRYWDIIERHNVTQFYVAPTALRLLKRAGDEHVRGKFAHLRVLGSVGEPIAAEIWKWYFEVIGKEECHIVDTYWQTESGSHVLTPLAGITPTKPGSCSLPFFGVEPALIDPVSGEEIHGNDVEGVLTFKQSWPSMARTVWGAHNRYRETYLDVYKGYYFTGDGAARDHEGFYWIRGRVDDVVNVSGHRLSTAEIEAALLEHHSVADAAVVGIADELTGQAVNAFVDLKEGVESSDALRKELIVQVRKSIGPFAAPKAVYVVPDMPKTRSGKIMRRVLRKIVAGEEDQLGDITTLSDPSVVEKIIKAVHDAKRK, from the exons ATGGGTGTCCGCAAGGGCGATACCGTTGCTATCTACCTTCCCATGATTCCCGAGGCCATCATCGCTCTCATGGCCTGTGTCCGTATTGGTGCCGTGCACTCCGTTATCTTTGCTGGTTTCTCTTCCGACTCTCTCCGCGACCGTGTTGTCGACGCCGGCTGCAAGGTTGTCATCACAACTGATGAAGGCAAGCGAGGTGGCAAGTTGATTGGCACGAAGAAGATTGTTGATGACGCTCTCAAGCAGTGCCCTGCTGTTGAGAACGTCCTTGTCTACAAGCGTACTGGCTCAGAAATTCCCTGGACCAGCGGCCGTGACTTCTGGTGGCATGAGGAGGTTGAAAAGTGGCCCAACTACTTCCCTCCCGAGCCTGTCGCTTCCGAGGACCCTCTATTCCTCCTTTATACCTCCGGCTCCACTGGCAAGCCTAAGGGTGTCCTGCATACAACCGCCGGGTACCTCCTCGGCGCTGCTATGACCGGCAAGTATGTCTTTGACATCCACGAGGGCGATAGATACTTCTGTGGTGGTGATGTCGGCTGGATTACCGGTCACACCTATGTCGTTTATGCTCCTCTTATGCTCGGTGTATCCACAGTTGTATTCGAGGGTACACCTGCCTACCCCAACTTTTCGCGATACTGGGACATCATCGAGAGACACAACGTTACTCAGTTCTACGTTGCCCCCACCGCTTTGAGACTGCTGAAGCGTGCCGGTGACGAGCATGTTCGTGGCAAGTTCGCTCACCTTCGCGTACTGGGCTCGGTCGGCGAACCTATCGCCGCCGAGATCTGGAAGTGGTATTTCGAAGTTATTGGAAAGGAGGAGTGCCACATTGTTGAT ACTTACTGGCAAACCGAGTCTGGTTCTCATGTTCTCACGCCCTTGGCTGGAATTACACCAACCAAGCCAGGCAGTTGTTCTTTGCCCTTCTTTGGGGTTGAGCCCGCTCTCATCGATCCTGTTTCCGGCGAAGAGATTCACGGAAACGACGTCGAGGGTGTACTGACCTTTAAGCAGTCCTGGCCTAGCATGGCTCGCACCGTCTGGGGAGCCCATAACCGGTACAGAGAGACTTACCTTGATGTCTACAAGGGTTATTACTTCACTGGAGACGGAGCTGCTAGAGATCACGAGGGCTTCTACTGGATTCGGGGTCGCGTTGACGACGTCGTCAATGTCAGCGGCCACCGATTGTCCACTGCTGAGATCGAGGCTGCTCTGTTGGAGCACCACTCTGTTGCTGACGCAGCTGTCGTCGGTATCGCTGATGAGCTTACTGGCCAAGCTGTGAATGCCTTTGTTGATCTCAAAGAGGGCGTTGAATCAAGTGATGCTCTGCGCAAGGAGCTTATTGTCCAAGTGCGCAAGAGCATTGGTCCTTTCGCTGCTCCCAAGGCGGTGTACGTCGTGCCTGACATGCCCAAGACACGAAGTGGCAAGATTATGCGACGAGTATTGAGGAAGATTGTTGCTGGTGAGGAGGACCAGCTCGGAGACATTACTACT CTTTCTGATccttctgttgttgagaagattaTCAAGGCTGTTCACGATGCCAAGCGCAAGTGA
- a CDS encoding replication factor C subunit 5, which yields MALIVDKHRPRSLETLTYHNELSDRLRSLAQSGDFPHLLVYGPSGAGKKTRIVATLKELYGPGVEKIKIDARVFQTTSNRKLEFNIVASVYHLEITPSDVGNYDRVVVQDLLKEVAQTQQVDQSAKQKFKVVVINEADHLTRDAQAALRRTMEKYSPNLRLILLANSTANIIAPIRSRTLLVRVAAPTHEEICDVLAVSAKKEGWPVVEGLHKRIAEESGRNLRRALLMYEAVHAQNEKVTDSTVIPPADWEALIGQIAKEILEEHSPARILQVRSKLYDLLTHCIPPTTILKTLAFKLIALIDDGLKGEVIQWAAFYEHRIKTGTKVIFHLEAFVAKFMRIVEMYLMSMDM from the exons ATGGCACTTATTGTTGACAAGCACCGACCTCGGTCTCTTGAGACCCTCACATACCATAATGAGTTGTCAGATCGTCTTCGCTCTCTT GCCCAGAGCGGTGACTTTCCTCACCTACTTGTGTACGGACCTTCAGGTGCTGGAAAGAAAACCCGAATCGTCGCTACGCTGAAGGAGCTCTATGGACCAGGTGTGGAGAAGATCAAAATCGATGCTCGAGTATTCCAGACGACTAGCAATCGCAAGCTCGAGTTCAACATTGTCGCCTCCGTCTATCACCTCGAAATCACACCATCCGACGTTGGAAACTACGACAGAGTTGTTGTTCAGGACCTTCTTAAAGAGGTTGCGCAAACGCAACAGGTGGATCAATCAGCGAAGCAAAAGTTCAAAGTCGTGGTCATCAACGAAGCGGACCACCTGACGAGAGATGCACAAGCAGCTCTGCGACGAACGATGGAAAAGTACTCGCCCAACCTACGACTAATCCTCTTGGCGAATTCGACTGCCAATATTATTGCTCCGATTCGCTCAAGAACTCTACTGGTCAGAGTAGCGGCCCCAACGCACGAGGAAATATGTGATGTGCTAGCCGTATCGGCGAAGAAAGAGGGCTGGCCCGTTGTGGAGGGTCTTCACAAGCGAATAGCGGAGGAGAGTGGACGAAACCTTCGACGAGCTCTCTTGATGTACGAAGCCGTCCATGCACAAAA TGAGAAAGTCACTGATAGCACAGTCATCCCACCGGCAGATTGGGAGGCCCTTATCGGCCAGATCGCAAAGGAGATCCTGGAAGAACACTCGCCAGCCAGGATCCTGCAGGTGCGGTCAAAGCTTTACGACCTCTTGACACACTGCATCCCCCCCACTACTATCCTCAAGACCTTGGCGTTCAAGCTGATTGCCCTCATTGACGATGGATTGAAGGGCGAGGTTATTCAGTGGGCGGCTTTCTATGAGCATCGTATCAAGACCGGAACCAAGGTTATATTCCATCTGGAAGCTTTCGTGGCGAAGTTCATGAGAATTGTCGAGATGTATTTGATGAGTATGGATATGTAA